One segment of Vibrio agarivorans DNA contains the following:
- a CDS encoding DUF3302 domain-containing protein encodes MFLDYFALGLLVFVALVIFYGIIVIHDIPYEIAKEREHPHQDAIHYAGWVSLFTLHAIWPFLWIWATLWRKERGWGFKKLEAEQHDIHHRVDALIDKVEALQQEVEQLKQAQSAPTMSVEKNNEEEQ; translated from the coding sequence ATGTTTCTAGATTACTTTGCGTTAGGGTTGCTGGTTTTTGTCGCGCTAGTGATCTTCTACGGCATCATTGTCATTCATGACATCCCTTATGAGATTGCCAAAGAACGCGAACACCCTCACCAAGATGCAATTCACTATGCGGGCTGGGTAAGCCTGTTTACCCTGCATGCAATATGGCCTTTTTTATGGATATGGGCGACGCTGTGGCGTAAAGAGCGCGGCTGGGGATTCAAAAAGCTTGAAGCCGAGCAACACGACATACATCACCGTGTCGACGCGTTGATCGACAAAGTCGAAGCGCTGCAACAAGAAGTCGAGCAACTTAAGCAAGCTCAATCCGCACCCACTATGTCGGTAGAGAAGAACAACGAGGAGGAGCAATAA